A genomic window from Elusimicrobiota bacterium includes:
- a CDS encoding DedA family protein, whose amino-acid sequence MIEKLVKYLGGIIVALISATGYYGIIAAMCIESACIPLPSEIIMPFSGYLVATGRFTSVCGPWMALVYVSAAGAFGCVIGSIIAYVAGVWGGRPFLEKYGKYILISRHDMDNADRWFAKYGQLSAFISRMLPVIRTFISLPAGIGRVPFIKFIFYTFIGSFPWCFLLSYIGYEFGKRAGTFLEWEMLLKDKLGRWMHLVDAVIIIIILAGVVWFVKRHLSHRKLEKVIQK is encoded by the coding sequence ATGATTGAGAAGCTTGTTAAATATTTAGGCGGGATTATTGTTGCTTTAATTTCAGCAACAGGTTACTACGGAATCATTGCCGCTATGTGCATTGAAAGCGCGTGCATTCCGCTTCCAAGCGAAATTATTATGCCTTTTTCCGGATACCTTGTAGCTACCGGAAGGTTTACATCAGTTTGTGGCCCCTGGATGGCGCTTGTTTATGTATCAGCGGCGGGAGCTTTCGGCTGTGTAATAGGTTCAATTATAGCTTATGTTGCTGGTGTTTGGGGCGGCAGGCCTTTTCTTGAAAAATATGGCAAATATATATTGATTTCCAGGCACGATATGGACAACGCTGACAGGTGGTTTGCTAAATATGGCCAGCTTTCAGCATTTATCAGCAGGATGCTGCCCGTTATCAGGACTTTTATTTCATTGCCTGCCGGAATTGGCAGGGTTCCATTTATTAAATTTATATTTTATACTTTTATCGGTTCGTTCCCGTGGTGTTTTCTTCTTTCTTATATTGGCTATGAATTCGGCAAAAGGGCAGGCACTTTTCTTGAGTGGGAAATGCTGCTAAAAGATAAGTTAGGCAGATGGATGCATCTGGTGGATGCTGTAATTATTATCATTATATTAGCAGGTGTTGTCTGGTTTGTGAAGCGCCACCTTTCGCACAGAAAATTGGAAAAAGTTATCCAAAAGTAA
- the nagB gene encoding glucosamine-6-phosphate deaminase: MEVVVKKDYDEISKLAAKMIADVIKSKTKPVLGFPTGSTPIGTYKELIRLHKEEGLDWSKVSTFNLDEYVGLEPKHDQSCYYFMWENLFKHINIRKESIHAPNGVAKDIVAFCKWYEDEIIKTGGIDVQLLGIGGNGHIAFNEPGSSLGSRTRIKTLAKETIKDNARFFKTSDEVPKYAITMGIGTIIEARELILLANKETKADAISKAIEGPITAMVPATVVQMHPRTTIIVDKPAASKLTREYIAEPRVLKTTKTN; the protein is encoded by the coding sequence ATGGAAGTCGTGGTAAAAAAAGATTACGATGAGATAAGCAAGCTGGCTGCAAAAATGATTGCAGATGTCATTAAATCAAAAACTAAACCAGTCCTTGGTTTCCCCACAGGCAGCACTCCTATCGGGACCTACAAAGAACTTATCAGGCTTCATAAAGAAGAAGGGCTTGACTGGTCGAAAGTTTCAACTTTCAACCTTGACGAATACGTAGGACTGGAACCTAAACACGACCAGAGTTGTTACTATTTCATGTGGGAAAACCTTTTCAAACACATTAACATAAGAAAAGAATCCATTCACGCTCCCAACGGCGTTGCAAAGGATATCGTTGCATTTTGCAAATGGTACGAGGATGAAATAATAAAAACCGGCGGAATTGATGTACAACTTTTAGGCATCGGCGGAAACGGGCATATTGCATTTAATGAGCCGGGCTCATCGCTAGGGTCACGGACCAGGATAAAAACACTCGCCAAAGAAACAATCAAAGACAATGCAAGATTCTTTAAAACTTCGGATGAAGTCCCTAAATATGCAATTACAATGGGGATCGGCACAATCATTGAAGCAAGGGAACTAATTCTGCTTGCGAATAAGGAAACAAAAGCAGACGCCATTTCAAAAGCAATTGAGGGACCGATTACTGCAATGGTACCAGCTACGGTTGTCCAGATGCACCCCAGGACAACAATTATTGTTGATAAACCGGCGGCCAGCAAACTGACAAGAGAATATATTGCAGAACCAAGAGTTCTCAAAACAACAAAAACAAACTAA
- a CDS encoding carbonate dehydratase has product MINRSPDGKHPLIHNSSYIHPTAVIIGNVKIGKHVFVGPGAVIRADESKSSIFIEANCNVQDNVIIHSLSGCKVQIGKNTSLAHGCIVHGPCKIGKMCFIGFGSVVFDAVIEDKAVLKHLVVVENAHIPSKCTVDNRNKIDSSTNLSALKPSSGKTERFVTTVLKTNKSLLKGYKKSEKNK; this is encoded by the coding sequence ATGATTAACCGCAGCCCTGACGGGAAACATCCCCTGATACATAATTCAAGCTATATACACCCCACAGCTGTAATTATTGGTAATGTAAAAATCGGCAAGCACGTGTTTGTCGGCCCCGGAGCTGTAATCAGGGCAGACGAATCAAAAAGCTCAATATTTATCGAAGCTAATTGCAATGTTCAGGATAACGTTATTATACATTCATTAAGCGGATGCAAAGTTCAAATAGGCAAAAATACATCACTGGCTCACGGCTGTATTGTCCACGGCCCGTGCAAAATAGGAAAAATGTGCTTCATCGGTTTTGGTTCTGTAGTGTTTGATGCTGTTATTGAAGATAAGGCTGTTTTAAAACATCTTGTAGTAGTTGAAAACGCGCATATTCCATCAAAATGTACTGTTGACAACAGAAACAAAATTGATTCATCCACAAATCTAAGCGCATTAAAACCATCATCAGGTAAAACCGAACGATTTGTAACAACTGTACTTAAAACCAACAAAAGCTTATTAAAAGGTTACAAAAAATCCGAAAAAAATAAGTAA
- a CDS encoding AI-2E family transporter codes for MTNIKIYKTIGLLLVIGIIVWFVYAINSILMPFVLSAVLAYLLSPLVNFFETKGLKRIVSALILYSIFLIVFIGSCIILIPQIFKEVSILSNNLPEYTSSIKGSIYSMQQTLEAKYPIIKQKGIFDSTIKNTEQFLNTETSRIPEYLAAVFSMLSIFVLIPFITFFFLLEGKAGIDFVFQKIPPRYTETILSLICEIDEVLGNFFRGQFIESSCVGVLSIIGLLILGVDYAVLIGIVAGMANMIPYLGPFAGAIPALIIGFIKFQNISILIKVVAMFSIVQFIDNNLIQPIILSKGVNLHPVTVIFAIMAGAQVAGVIGMFLSVPIVCIIKATFMILIHRKDLI; via the coding sequence GTGACCAACATAAAAATCTATAAAACAATAGGGCTTCTGCTGGTAATCGGCATAATTGTCTGGTTTGTTTACGCAATCAACAGCATTTTGATGCCTTTTGTTTTGTCTGCTGTTTTAGCTTACCTGCTTTCGCCTCTAGTAAACTTTTTTGAAACAAAAGGCCTGAAAAGAATAGTATCGGCCCTTATTTTGTATTCGATATTTCTTATCGTATTTATTGGCAGCTGCATAATTTTGATTCCTCAGATTTTTAAAGAAGTTTCCATTTTAAGCAACAACCTGCCGGAATATACCAGCAGTATTAAAGGTTCCATCTACTCCATGCAGCAAACCCTGGAAGCAAAATACCCGATAATAAAACAAAAAGGAATATTCGATTCAACAATAAAAAACACGGAACAATTTTTAAACACTGAAACCTCAAGAATTCCCGAATATCTTGCTGCTGTGTTTTCAATGCTTTCAATTTTTGTACTTATACCGTTTATCACTTTCTTTTTTCTGCTGGAAGGCAAAGCCGGCATAGACTTTGTGTTTCAAAAAATACCCCCAAGGTACACTGAAACTATTTTAAGTTTAATCTGCGAAATAGACGAAGTGCTGGGTAATTTTTTCCGCGGCCAGTTTATAGAATCGTCCTGCGTAGGCGTTCTTTCAATAATAGGATTGCTTATCCTTGGCGTTGATTATGCCGTGCTGATCGGAATAGTAGCGGGCATGGCAAATATGATCCCCTACCTGGGCCCTTTTGCAGGGGCGATACCCGCGCTGATTATTGGCTTCATTAAATTTCAGAATATATCCATACTAATAAAAGTTGTAGCCATGTTCTCAATAGTTCAATTCATTGATAATAATTTAATTCAGCCGATAATATTGAGCAAAGGCGTAAACCTGCATCCGGTTACTGTAATATTTGCCATAATGGCAGGTGCGCAGGTTGCAGGAGTCATCGGAATGTTCCTTTCCGTGCCTATTGTCTGCATTATAAAAGCCACCTTCATGATCTTAATTCACCGCAAAGACCTGATATAA
- a CDS encoding cyclic nucleotide-binding domain-containing protein — MALKPTLRNLFMDKEFTEKVNFLKNIPIFEGLSNSALGKITGIIYSKKYPADELIFEEGKVGKALFIIYDGEVAITKASNGAEAKVIATHQKGAFFGEMALLEELPRSATTKTTKETTLFLIYKVKFDWFIEKDPRVGLKIIHNIAKVLSARLRETSNFFSKTL, encoded by the coding sequence ATGGCACTAAAACCTACGCTTAGGAATCTTTTTATGGACAAGGAATTTACAGAAAAAGTAAATTTCCTGAAAAATATTCCTATTTTTGAAGGCTTAAGCAATTCAGCCCTGGGAAAAATTACCGGGATTATATATTCAAAAAAATATCCCGCTGACGAGCTGATTTTTGAAGAAGGAAAGGTTGGGAAAGCCCTGTTTATTATTTATGACGGTGAAGTGGCCATAACCAAAGCATCCAATGGCGCTGAAGCAAAAGTGATCGCAACACATCAAAAAGGCGCATTTTTCGGTGAGATGGCGCTTCTGGAAGAACTTCCCCGCTCAGCCACAACAAAAACTACAAAAGAAACAACACTCTTCCTTATATATAAAGTAAAGTTTGACTGGTTTATAGAAAAAGACCCGCGGGTCGGGTTAAAAATAATACACAACATTGCAAAAGTTCTCAGCGCCCGCCTTCGTGAAACCAGCAACTTTTTTTCGAAAACATTGTGA
- a CDS encoding diphosphate--fructose-6-phosphate 1-phosphotransferase: MAKQKISELQIERLKFKPVLPSALKGGPVSVKPKSGKPTQSISDQETVNKLFPHTYGMPVVAFVKGKNPAIAKKTVSIGVVLSGGQAPGGHNVIAGLFDSLKKANQKNKLIGFLGGPSGILENKFKEITAPFLADYRNTGGFDIIQSGRTKIETPEQLEQTKKTLIDNKIDALVVIGGDDSNTNAALLAEYFKKEGLNTSVIGVPKTIDGDLKNEHIEASFGFDTATKIYAELTSNICRDVNSARKYWHFIRLMGRSASHIALEVGLKTQPNICLIGEEVRENNLTLSQLVDSIAGIVAKRAEVKKNFGVVLVPEGLIEFIPEMKELISALNDTLADNESQLNGLVSLEEKKIFVCSKLPEKLSKLMKSLPDSISSQLMLDRDPHGNVQVSQIETEKLLISMVKARLSALKKEGAYAGKFSTINHFFGYEGRCGAPSNFDSNYTYALGYNAAVLALNGLTGYLSSVRKLTKPASQWECGGVPLTMMMNIERRKGKEKPVIQKALVDLNGKPFKTLQNNRENWAATESYIFPGPIQYFGPASVADITTITLKLEH, from the coding sequence ATGGCTAAACAAAAGATTTCTGAATTACAAATTGAAAGGCTTAAATTTAAACCCGTGCTTCCATCAGCTTTAAAAGGCGGGCCCGTATCTGTAAAACCAAAATCAGGCAAACCAACCCAAAGCATTTCTGACCAGGAAACAGTAAATAAGCTATTTCCTCATACTTATGGCATGCCGGTAGTTGCTTTTGTAAAAGGTAAAAATCCTGCTATAGCAAAAAAAACAGTTAGTATCGGAGTTGTGCTTTCCGGCGGACAGGCACCCGGCGGACACAATGTAATAGCCGGCCTTTTTGACAGCCTGAAAAAAGCAAATCAAAAAAACAAACTTATCGGTTTCCTGGGAGGGCCTTCTGGTATCTTAGAAAACAAATTCAAGGAAATAACCGCGCCCTTTCTTGCTGATTACAGGAACACCGGTGGTTTTGACATTATCCAGTCCGGAAGAACGAAAATAGAAACTCCGGAACAACTTGAACAAACAAAGAAAACGCTGATTGATAACAAAATTGACGCGCTTGTTGTAATTGGCGGCGACGATTCAAACACTAATGCAGCGCTTCTTGCTGAATATTTTAAAAAAGAAGGCCTCAATACCAGCGTTATCGGAGTTCCTAAAACGATTGACGGAGACCTCAAAAATGAGCATATTGAAGCATCGTTCGGGTTTGATACTGCCACAAAAATTTACGCAGAACTTACAAGCAATATTTGCCGAGATGTAAACTCAGCTAGAAAATATTGGCATTTCATACGCCTGATGGGCAGGAGCGCTTCCCACATCGCGCTAGAAGTAGGTTTGAAAACCCAGCCAAACATCTGTCTTATTGGTGAAGAAGTCCGTGAAAATAATCTAACGCTTTCCCAGCTGGTTGATTCAATAGCCGGAATAGTTGCTAAACGCGCAGAAGTTAAAAAGAATTTCGGCGTGGTGCTTGTTCCTGAAGGGCTGATTGAATTTATTCCGGAAATGAAGGAACTTATTTCAGCCTTGAATGACACTCTGGCTGATAATGAATCCCAGTTAAATGGCCTGGTATCTTTAGAGGAAAAAAAAATATTCGTATGTTCGAAACTACCCGAGAAGCTTTCTAAACTAATGAAATCATTACCGGATAGTATTTCGTCCCAGTTGATGCTGGACAGGGACCCTCACGGCAATGTGCAGGTTTCTCAGATTGAAACTGAAAAGCTTCTTATTAGCATGGTAAAAGCAAGGCTTTCAGCATTAAAAAAAGAAGGAGCTTATGCAGGCAAGTTTTCAACGATTAATCATTTCTTTGGTTATGAAGGGCGCTGCGGAGCGCCGTCGAATTTTGATTCAAATTATACTTATGCGCTGGGCTATAATGCGGCTGTGCTTGCTCTGAACGGGCTTACAGGATATCTTTCATCAGTAAGAAAGCTTACCAAGCCTGCCAGCCAATGGGAGTGCGGAGGCGTGCCATTGACTATGATGATGAATATTGAGAGAAGGAAAGGAAAAGAGAAACCGGTTATTCAAAAAGCGCTGGTTGACCTTAACGGAAAGCCTTTTAAAACCCTGCAAAACAACAGGGAAAACTGGGCGGCCACTGAAAGTTATATTTTCCCCGGGCCTATTCAGTACTTCGGCCCCGCCAGTGTTGCGGATATAACCACAATCACCCTGAAATTAGAACATTAA
- the trxA gene encoding thioredoxin: MSEVILNEQNFKPEVLDAKGIVLVDFWAEWCGPCKMMFPVIEELAKEYAGKAKICKLNVDENQEIASRHSVMAIPTIIIFKDGKPMERVVGAQQKKALVERINSLL, encoded by the coding sequence ATGTCCGAAGTGATCTTAAACGAACAAAATTTCAAGCCGGAAGTTTTAGACGCAAAAGGTATTGTGTTGGTGGATTTTTGGGCGGAATGGTGCGGGCCCTGCAAGATGATGTTTCCCGTTATTGAAGAACTTGCCAAAGAGTACGCAGGCAAGGCAAAAATCTGCAAGCTTAATGTTGATGAAAACCAGGAAATTGCTTCCCGGCATAGCGTTATGGCTATCCCAACCATAATCATATTCAAAGACGGCAAGCCGATGGAACGCGTTGTTGGTGCCCAGCAAAAAAAAGCCCTAGTAGAACGAATAAACTCCCTTCTTTAA
- a CDS encoding glucose-1-phosphate thymidylyltransferase, with translation MSCVNVFEDKGFSKLLPIVYTRATFELRCGIDLLINKIERQYKGTTINLFCREYLADVLETKYSHSVNKCECSGDGSLFINGRALLNSQIPLKGPEEAGVTKDGSIVYIRLNKFNCEKINPEILLGSDPLAKLADIKKVEVTDIPMINYTWEVFQYNPGQLKIDYNSYTGGKGKIEGKVYEGSYLLNPSQIFIAKGASVYPGCVLNAEDGPIYIDEDAVLQPGAVIEGPHFTGRKSIIRIGAKIRTGSTIGEVCRVGGEVEDSIIQSYSNKQHDGFLGHGYLGSWCNLGACTNNSDLKNNYGNVKVYVEGKLMDSGSMFVGLTMGDHSKSGIGTTFNTGTVVGIMCNIYGEGLPPKFIPSFSWGGAKGMVEYKADKAIEVAEKVMGRRKVKITPEEKKLYSALYEMTKVEKTYAISSKE, from the coding sequence ATGAGCTGCGTAAATGTATTTGAAGATAAAGGTTTTAGCAAGTTATTGCCGATTGTTTACACAAGAGCCACATTTGAACTGCGCTGCGGTATTGATCTTTTAATCAACAAAATTGAAAGACAGTACAAAGGCACCACAATTAATCTTTTTTGCAGGGAGTACCTTGCGGACGTTCTTGAAACAAAATATTCACATTCCGTAAATAAATGCGAATGTTCGGGAGATGGCAGCCTTTTTATTAACGGAAGAGCGCTTTTGAATTCACAGATTCCTTTAAAGGGCCCGGAAGAAGCGGGAGTAACAAAGGATGGTTCTATTGTTTATATTCGTTTAAACAAATTCAACTGCGAAAAAATTAATCCGGAGATTTTGCTTGGCAGCGACCCGCTGGCAAAACTTGCAGACATAAAAAAAGTTGAAGTAACAGATATCCCGATGATTAATTACACTTGGGAAGTTTTCCAGTATAATCCGGGACAACTTAAAATCGATTATAATAGTTATACCGGCGGCAAAGGCAAAATAGAAGGAAAGGTTTATGAAGGCTCTTATCTGCTTAATCCTTCGCAGATTTTTATTGCAAAAGGCGCCAGCGTTTATCCCGGCTGTGTGCTTAACGCAGAAGACGGCCCAATCTACATCGACGAAGATGCAGTCCTTCAGCCCGGGGCAGTAATTGAAGGCCCTCATTTCACCGGCAGAAAATCCATTATCCGCATAGGAGCAAAAATCCGCACAGGTTCCACTATAGGCGAGGTTTGCAGAGTCGGCGGAGAAGTTGAAGACTCAATTATCCAAAGCTATTCAAATAAACAACATGATGGTTTCCTGGGACACGGCTATTTGGGAAGCTGGTGCAACCTGGGCGCCTGCACGAATAACAGCGACCTTAAAAATAATTACGGAAACGTAAAAGTATATGTGGAAGGAAAATTAATGGACAGCGGATCCATGTTCGTAGGCCTTACCATGGGAGACCATTCCAAATCCGGTATCGGCACTACATTTAACACCGGCACGGTAGTCGGCATTATGTGCAACATTTACGGCGAAGGCCTGCCGCCGAAGTTCATCCCCTCATTTTCGTGGGGCGGAGCCAAGGGAATGGTAGAATACAAAGCTGATAAAGCCATTGAAGTTGCAGAAAAAGTTATGGGCAGAAGAAAAGTAAAAATTACCCCGGAAGAAAAGAAACTTTACTCAGCGCTTTACGAGATGACAAAAGTTGAAAAAACTTACGCTATATCCTCAAAAGAATAG
- a CDS encoding ATP-binding protein, producing MIKRTLYLDLWQELASGKQMIFLSGPRQVGKTTFTKEIAKEFKNNVYFNWDIIENKKKLLQNPAFFETINRVDESAPLIILDEIHKYKNWKNYLKGIYDQFSTDYRFIISGSGRLDLFQKGGDSLAGRYFQLHLLPLTLAELSKKRRNIESFIKNPINEFDINEINPSQDKWDMLCNFGGFPEPFIKSSKTFLNRWSRTYLAQLLREDIRSLTEVKKVDDIEILFSLLPSRIGSPLSVNNLVSDTQVSYVSIKDWLNLFEKFYLTFRISPWTKRIARAILKEKKLYLYNYTEIKIEGYKFENMIALELLRCMYSWNEHGYGKFNLHYIRNKDKEEVDFLITENNNPMLLVETKYSDESVSKNLIKFQNELKIPAVQLVNTKNVFKYIKNNDNKILIVTAPRWLASLP from the coding sequence ATGATAAAAAGAACCTTATATTTAGATTTATGGCAGGAACTAGCATCAGGAAAGCAAATGATATTTTTGTCAGGGCCAAGACAGGTAGGTAAAACCACATTTACTAAAGAAATAGCAAAGGAATTTAAAAATAATGTATATTTTAACTGGGACATTATTGAAAATAAAAAGAAATTACTACAGAATCCTGCTTTTTTTGAAACCATAAACAGGGTAGATGAGTCGGCTCCGCTAATAATTCTTGATGAAATACATAAATATAAAAACTGGAAAAATTATTTAAAGGGTATTTATGACCAGTTTTCAACAGATTATAGATTCATTATCTCAGGCAGTGGCCGGTTGGATTTGTTTCAAAAAGGCGGTGATTCTTTAGCAGGCAGGTATTTTCAGTTACATTTGCTGCCACTGACACTGGCTGAATTGAGTAAAAAGAGGCGGAATATTGAAAGCTTTATCAAAAATCCAATTAACGAATTTGATATTAATGAGATTAATCCCAGCCAGGATAAGTGGGATATGCTTTGTAATTTTGGCGGATTTCCTGAACCATTCATAAAAAGCAGCAAAACGTTTCTTAATAGATGGTCTAGAACCTATTTAGCGCAGTTATTAAGGGAAGATATAAGGAGTTTAACAGAAGTAAAGAAAGTCGACGATATTGAAATATTATTTTCGTTGTTACCTTCACGAATAGGCAGCCCGCTTTCAGTGAATAATCTGGTTAGCGACACGCAGGTTAGTTATGTCAGCATAAAAGATTGGTTAAATTTATTTGAAAAGTTTTATCTTACATTCAGGATAAGTCCCTGGACAAAAAGAATAGCCCGGGCAATTCTTAAAGAGAAAAAGTTATACTTATATAATTATACCGAAATAAAGATTGAAGGCTATAAGTTTGAAAATATGATTGCGCTGGAACTGTTAAGGTGCATGTATTCCTGGAATGAGCACGGTTACGGGAAATTTAACCTTCACTATATCCGTAATAAGGACAAAGAAGAAGTGGATTTCCTAATTACTGAAAATAATAATCCAATGTTATTGGTTGAAACAAAATATTCGGATGAAAGCGTGTCAAAAAATCTGATCAAGTTCCAGAACGAATTAAAAATTCCCGCAGTTCAGTTAGTAAATACAAAAAATGTGTTCAAATACATCAAAAACAATGATAACAAAATTCTGATTGTAACTGCTCCGCGCTGGTTAGCGTCATTGCCCTAA
- a CDS encoding pyridoxal phosphate-dependent aminotransferase encodes MVLAKRMNLISPSPTLAITAKANKMKAEGINVIGFGAGEPDFDTPANIKEAAKKAIDSGFTKYTPTSGTKELKEAVCKKFKNDNNLDYTPEQILVSCGAKHSIFNIIFALCDDGDEAIIPSPYWVSYPEMVRAAGGRPVFIKTTQNNNFKITPEQLEKAITSKTKILILNSPSNPTGMIYSEPELKALAKVIVSKNIYCISDEIYEKLVYDNQKHISIAAFDENIRRLTLVVNGVSKSHSMTGWRIGYCAGPKEIIQAMSNLQDHSTSNPASISQAAAVEALTGPADSFKIMFDAFVKRRNIMVTGLNSIKGIKCLKPQGAFYVFPDISELLKKNYNGKTIGNSLALTELLLENAKVAVIPGSVFGEDNAIRLSYAVSDKNISEGLDRIKKFANAVR; translated from the coding sequence ATGGTTTTAGCAAAAAGAATGAATTTAATCAGCCCTTCACCTACGCTTGCAATTACGGCAAAAGCCAACAAAATGAAAGCAGAAGGAATCAATGTCATCGGTTTTGGCGCAGGCGAGCCTGATTTTGATACACCGGCGAACATAAAGGAAGCCGCAAAAAAAGCCATTGATTCGGGATTTACAAAATACACGCCTACTTCCGGAACAAAAGAACTAAAAGAAGCTGTCTGTAAAAAATTCAAAAATGACAACAACCTGGATTATACACCTGAACAAATACTTGTATCCTGCGGAGCAAAACATTCCATTTTTAATATCATCTTCGCTTTGTGCGACGACGGCGATGAAGCAATCATCCCCTCGCCCTACTGGGTCAGCTATCCTGAAATGGTGCGCGCTGCCGGAGGCAGGCCTGTATTTATAAAAACAACCCAAAACAATAATTTTAAAATAACTCCGGAACAACTTGAAAAAGCAATAACATCAAAAACAAAAATCCTTATTTTAAACTCACCTTCAAACCCTACAGGAATGATTTATTCTGAACCCGAACTCAAAGCTTTGGCAAAAGTTATTGTCTCTAAAAACATTTACTGCATTTCCGATGAAATTTATGAAAAATTGGTTTATGACAATCAAAAACATATAAGCATAGCGGCTTTTGATGAAAATATCCGAAGGCTTACCCTGGTTGTTAACGGTGTTTCAAAATCCCATTCTATGACCGGCTGGAGAATCGGCTACTGTGCCGGCCCTAAAGAAATCATCCAGGCCATGTCAAACTTACAGGACCACTCAACTTCAAACCCGGCTTCAATTTCCCAGGCGGCGGCAGTAGAAGCATTAACTGGGCCTGCGGACAGTTTCAAAATCATGTTTGATGCATTTGTGAAAAGAAGAAATATAATGGTTACTGGCCTGAATTCAATAAAAGGAATAAAATGCCTGAAGCCGCAGGGCGCTTTTTATGTTTTCCCTGACATTTCAGAACTGCTTAAAAAAAATTATAACGGTAAAACCATAGGAAATTCGCTTGCTTTGACAGAGTTATTGCTGGAAAATGCAAAAGTCGCAGTGATCCCTGGAAGTGTTTTCGGCGAAGACAACGCGATAAGGTTATCCTATGCTGTTTCAGACAAAAATATCTCTGAAGGCTTGGATAGAATCAAAAAGTTCGCGAACGCGGTTCGCTAA
- a CDS encoding 2-isopropylmalate synthase → MIKFNKRKNTLEQTEFYYQLQDVEEPKLYHDVFTYGEVPKITFNYRLVPMDPPENIWITDTTFRDGQQSMAPFKVEQIVALYDMLHRLGGKKGIIRQSEFFPYTPRDREAIEKCLAKGYKYPEITGWIRATENDFKLIKQLGLKETGILTSCSDYHIFLKLKKTRKQALADYLKIVSSALEMGIIPRCHFEDITRADFYGFVIPFAEELMKLSKQAKMKIKIRLCDTLGLGVIHAGASLPRSVHGIVHGLSHLAEVPSEWLEWHGHNDFYRAVSNATAAWLYGCSSANGSMLGIGERTGNTPIEGLIMEYIGLRGARNGIDTTVITEIAEYFEKEIGYKIPHNQPLVGENFNKTFAGIHADGLLKNKEIYTIFDTEKILKRPIEVGITDKSGVSGISYWLNHHLKLPKNKKIEKDSPVLLEIKKWIDDQYLKGRVTSISDTEMAEISKKYFPEYVCK, encoded by the coding sequence ATGATAAAATTTAATAAACGCAAAAACACGCTGGAACAGACAGAGTTTTACTATCAGCTTCAGGATGTTGAAGAACCAAAACTTTATCATGATGTTTTTACCTATGGCGAAGTTCCGAAAATTACATTCAATTACCGGCTGGTTCCGATGGATCCCCCTGAAAATATCTGGATTACGGATACAACTTTCCGTGACGGCCAGCAAAGCATGGCTCCGTTTAAAGTTGAACAGATTGTAGCTCTCTACGACATGCTCCACCGCCTGGGAGGCAAAAAAGGCATAATAAGACAGTCAGAATTTTTTCCCTATACACCGAGAGACCGGGAAGCAATAGAAAAATGCCTTGCAAAAGGCTACAAATACCCGGAAATCACCGGCTGGATCCGCGCTACTGAAAATGATTTTAAGCTTATAAAACAATTGGGTTTAAAAGAAACCGGAATTCTCACATCGTGCTCTGACTACCATATATTTTTAAAACTCAAGAAAACAAGAAAACAGGCGCTGGCAGACTATTTAAAAATCGTCAGTTCCGCGCTGGAAATGGGAATTATACCCAGATGCCACTTTGAAGATATTACCCGGGCGGATTTTTACGGTTTCGTTATCCCCTTCGCGGAAGAACTTATGAAACTTTCAAAACAGGCAAAAATGAAAATTAAAATCCGTCTTTGCGATACGCTGGGCCTGGGTGTCATCCACGCCGGTGCTTCCCTGCCGAGAAGCGTTCACGGAATCGTCCATGGTTTATCCCACCTGGCGGAAGTTCCCTCTGAATGGCTTGAATGGCACGGCCACAATGATTTTTACCGGGCTGTAAGCAATGCAACTGCAGCCTGGCTTTATGGCTGCTCTTCAGCAAATGGTTCAATGTTAGGCATCGGAGAAAGAACCGGCAATACACCTATCGAAGGCTTGATTATGGAGTATATTGGTTTAAGAGGCGCTAGAAATGGAATAGATACAACTGTAATTACGGAAATTGCAGAATATTTTGAAAAAGAAATCGGTTACAAAATCCCGCACAATCAGCCTTTAGTCGGTGAAAATTTTAATAAAACCTTTGCTGGAATACATGCTGATGGTTTATTGAAAAATAAGGAAATTTATACTATATTTGACACCGAAAAGATTCTTAAAAGGCCGATTGAGGTCGGCATTACGGATAAATCAGGAGTTTCCGGCATATCTTATTGGCTGAACCACCATTTAAAACTGCCCAAAAATAAAAAAATAGAAAAAGATAGCCCTGTGCTTTTAGAAATCAAAAAGTGGATTGACGATCAGTACCTTAAAGGCAGGGTTACTTCTATTTCCGATACGGAAATGGCAGAAATTTCAAAAAAATATTTTCCCGAATATGTTTGCAAGTAA